The following are from one region of the Ignavibacteriales bacterium genome:
- a CDS encoding protein kinase yields MIGTTVSHYRILDKLGGGGMGIVYKAHDLRLDRDVALKFLPPEPALDPKLKERFALEAKAASSIDHPNICTVFDVEESSDGRMFIVMPHYEGETLKKKIERGPLQPAEAINVAIQIAQGLSEAHRHGIVHRDIKPANIFITGSRVVKILDFGLAKLDGSFDITKSGSRLGTTTYMAPEQVRAEQVDYRADIWSLGAVLYEMLTGTTPFGGDNEAAVMYSIVNDMPPSIHIRRPEISRQIDMVVNHAISKSKADRYQTMLEFASDLEALKNSSSISGVTIAQAAAAKRSRSRFMKAMVAVGTLLLALAVGYYFLQPILGDDALASHPERVLTISFENLSGDTTLNYLQKAIPTLLETRLEQSRYLQVVTQERMRDIVRNMGKGTPKYVDAELGTEICLKEGIRALIMGSFTRAGDLFVSNMKVLDPTTKKVLRAAESKGKGVESLLASQIDELSKAAESGIGLSQRRIQEYDRPVAQLTTESPQALAWYLKGKEAEGNYEWQEAAKCYREAVRCDSSFAAAYWSIYTCEDNADNPTMAFEALRKANDWQWRASDKMRLLIEADYAGFLENNKEKRFSILSEIVKRYPYEREAYKSLFYVYVAKRDAVQKRAMLNKIVELDPTNEMALNELAAQTSDTTLAFSYLRTVVETHPKNTNALDTWAMTYFMVGKYDDALNKLRELAQRSKQGERPLWGIAYITACKEDLDGAVSALEPGPSLSRGLFEYFRGREETALQNFRQTRGTNEAKQVEDIARLVTGWIHLEKGRFKEARKQFEVYADSADRHGALAKTPFGRDKNPFYHFSLGYLDLASGNLKGANEHLDALRMDTLNRRIDHNTRVVKQYLKGEILLAEGSTREALDKTQGLEPGIDGNISYESDMIRHNIPLSFRDLRARAWFNVGVIDSAIATYELLMSTHSGGGRVNITSPVFHLRLGALYEQKGELEKARGQYQTLLRIWNNPEKNLPELAEAKSRLANLRK; encoded by the coding sequence ATGATTGGTACGACTGTTTCTCACTATCGCATTCTCGACAAGCTTGGCGGCGGAGGAATGGGCATTGTCTACAAAGCCCATGACCTCAGGCTGGATCGTGACGTCGCGCTAAAATTTCTCCCGCCCGAGCCCGCTCTCGATCCGAAGTTAAAAGAACGTTTTGCTCTTGAGGCAAAGGCCGCGTCATCCATCGACCATCCGAACATTTGCACTGTCTTTGATGTGGAAGAATCGTCTGACGGACGAATGTTCATTGTGATGCCCCACTATGAAGGGGAAACTCTCAAGAAGAAGATCGAACGAGGTCCTCTTCAGCCGGCGGAAGCGATCAACGTTGCGATTCAAATTGCGCAAGGCCTTTCTGAGGCCCATCGGCATGGGATTGTGCATCGGGATATCAAGCCGGCGAACATCTTCATTACCGGCAGCAGGGTTGTGAAGATCCTCGATTTTGGTTTGGCGAAACTCGACGGGTCCTTTGACATCACCAAAAGCGGAAGCAGGCTCGGCACAACCACCTACATGGCGCCGGAGCAAGTGAGGGCGGAACAAGTTGATTACCGGGCAGATATCTGGTCGCTCGGAGCCGTGCTCTACGAGATGTTGACGGGGACAACGCCTTTTGGCGGCGACAATGAAGCAGCTGTCATGTATTCGATCGTGAACGACATGCCGCCGTCAATTCACATACGGCGCCCGGAAATCTCTCGACAGATTGATATGGTGGTTAACCATGCCATCTCGAAATCGAAGGCTGACCGCTATCAGACAATGCTCGAATTTGCCAGCGATCTTGAGGCCTTGAAAAACAGTTCGTCCATCTCAGGAGTGACCATTGCGCAGGCAGCAGCTGCAAAAAGATCCAGAAGTCGGTTTATGAAGGCAATGGTTGCCGTTGGAACGTTGTTGCTGGCGTTGGCTGTCGGTTACTATTTCCTTCAGCCCATCCTTGGTGATGACGCGCTCGCGTCCCACCCGGAGCGCGTGTTGACCATTTCGTTTGAAAACCTAAGCGGTGACACGACTCTCAACTACCTACAGAAGGCAATTCCGACGCTATTGGAGACGCGGCTCGAGCAGTCACGATACCTTCAAGTGGTCACGCAGGAACGAATGCGGGACATTGTCCGGAACATGGGGAAAGGCACGCCAAAGTATGTCGATGCCGAGCTCGGCACTGAGATCTGTCTGAAAGAAGGGATCCGCGCACTTATTATGGGCAGCTTCACCCGTGCAGGCGACTTGTTTGTCTCAAACATGAAGGTCCTTGACCCTACGACGAAAAAAGTACTGAGAGCAGCCGAATCAAAAGGAAAAGGTGTAGAGAGCCTTCTCGCAAGTCAGATCGATGAACTGAGTAAAGCCGCTGAGAGTGGAATCGGCCTGTCACAGCGCAGGATTCAAGAATACGATCGTCCCGTGGCACAGTTGACAACAGAGTCGCCTCAAGCACTTGCCTGGTACTTGAAAGGAAAAGAGGCCGAAGGCAACTACGAGTGGCAGGAGGCAGCAAAGTGCTACCGGGAGGCCGTGAGATGTGATTCATCGTTTGCCGCAGCGTATTGGAGTATCTATACGTGCGAGGACAACGCGGATAATCCCACGATGGCCTTCGAAGCTTTGAGGAAGGCGAACGACTGGCAATGGCGAGCCTCCGACAAAATGCGTCTGCTAATTGAAGCCGATTACGCCGGTTTCCTTGAGAACAACAAAGAGAAAAGATTCTCCATCCTAAGTGAAATCGTGAAGCGCTACCCATACGAACGAGAAGCGTACAAATCGCTCTTCTACGTGTACGTGGCAAAAAGAGACGCAGTTCAAAAACGAGCCATGTTAAACAAAATCGTCGAGCTCGATCCTACGAACGAGATGGCGCTAAACGAATTGGCAGCTCAGACAAGCGATACCACTCTTGCGTTTTCCTACCTCCGAACAGTCGTGGAGACTCATCCAAAGAACACCAATGCCCTTGATACGTGGGCTATGACGTATTTCATGGTCGGCAAGTACGACGATGCGCTTAACAAATTGAGGGAACTTGCTCAGCGAAGCAAGCAAGGCGAACGCCCTCTCTGGGGAATTGCGTATATCACAGCCTGCAAGGAAGATCTTGATGGAGCTGTTTCCGCGCTTGAACCTGGCCCAAGCCTCTCGCGCGGACTCTTTGAGTACTTCCGAGGGCGGGAAGAAACAGCACTCCAGAATTTTCGACAAACGAGGGGCACAAACGAGGCGAAGCAGGTCGAAGATATTGCCCGTCTCGTTACCGGATGGATTCATCTCGAAAAGGGACGATTCAAGGAAGCCCGAAAGCAGTTCGAAGTCTATGCGGATTCTGCAGACAGGCACGGAGCGCTAGCGAAAACACCGTTCGGACGAGATAAGAACCCGTTTTATCATTTCTCATTGGGGTATTTGGATCTTGCAAGTGGAAACCTCAAGGGCGCTAACGAACATCTCGACGCACTGCGAATGGACACGCTCAACCGCCGCATAGATCACAACACCCGAGTTGTGAAGCAATACCTGAAAGGGGAAATCCTGTTGGCGGAGGGAAGCACGCGCGAAGCACTGGACAAAACTCAGGGACTCGAGCCCGGCATTGATGGAAACATCAGCTACGAATCGGACATGATTCGCCACAATATCCCGCTTTCATTCCGGGATCTTCGAGCCCGTGCCTGGTTCAACGTCGGAGTCATTGATTCCGCGATTGCCACATATGAGCTGCTCATGTCGACACACTCCGGAGGAGGCAGAGTGAATATCACTTCCCCGGTATTCCATCTGCGACTTGGAGCGCTCTACGAACAAAAGGGAGAACTGGAGAAGGCCAGAGGTCAGTATCAGACTCTTCTGCGGATTTGGAACAATCCTGAAAAGAACCTGCCGGAACTTGCCGAAGCGAAGTCCCGTTTGGCGAACTTGCGGAAGTAA
- a CDS encoding helix-turn-helix domain-containing protein: protein MKKETFDELVTSIEQGGAIVRGKKASSRTFRIQSPNVSAIRRHLGLTQQKFAELLGISPATLRNWEQGRRRPEGAARVLLCVAAKYPRAVLDTVGA from the coding sequence ATGAAGAAGGAAACATTCGATGAGTTGGTGACAAGTATTGAGCAAGGTGGAGCCATTGTGCGAGGCAAGAAAGCCTCGAGCAGGACATTTCGCATTCAGAGTCCGAATGTATCGGCAATTCGCCGGCACCTGGGACTCACTCAACAGAAGTTTGCAGAGCTGCTTGGAATCAGCCCGGCAACGCTCCGCAACTGGGAACAAGGAAGAAGAAGACCCGAAGGCGCCGCCCGTGTACTTCTCTGCGTTGCGGCAAAATATCCAAGAGCGGTCCTGGATACCGTTGGAGCATGA
- the uxuA gene encoding mannonate dehydratase, whose amino-acid sequence MSMEQTWRWFGPQDPIKLDEVKQTGATGIVTALHHVPAGEQWTVEEIMKRKREIESAGLRWSVAESLPVHEGIKTNNMNCGRLVENYKISLSNLGRCGVETVCYNFMPVLDWSRTDLGVEFKDGSITSKFESRVFAAFDLHILKREGAEADYTEDEARNARQYFDTLSERQRDALVQTVLLGFPGSGEAYTLAQLKDALHMYDSIGENELRHNLTRFLKEIVPVAEESGVRLAIHPDDPPFPLLGLPRIVSNKRDVEQILAAYDSTSNGITLCTGSFGAGMKNDLQELTELFAPRINFIHLRNVTKDPQGDFVEDNHLEGDVDMYGVIRTLLLEQKRRTEDGRKDIRIPMRPDHGHLMKADQERAKVYPGYSLFGRMRGLAELRGVELGIRRSLGL is encoded by the coding sequence ATGTCGATGGAACAGACCTGGAGATGGTTCGGTCCTCAAGATCCCATCAAGCTTGACGAAGTGAAGCAGACAGGGGCTACTGGGATCGTGACAGCGCTGCATCATGTCCCCGCCGGTGAACAATGGACAGTTGAAGAGATCATGAAAAGAAAACGGGAAATAGAATCGGCGGGTTTGCGATGGTCCGTGGCGGAAAGTCTGCCTGTCCATGAGGGAATCAAGACGAACAACATGAACTGCGGGCGCCTTGTCGAAAACTACAAGATCTCGCTATCGAATCTGGGCCGGTGCGGCGTCGAAACGGTGTGCTACAATTTCATGCCGGTCCTTGATTGGTCGCGGACTGATCTGGGTGTTGAATTCAAAGATGGGTCTATCACGTCGAAATTTGAATCGAGAGTCTTTGCAGCCTTCGATCTGCATATTCTGAAGCGGGAAGGGGCGGAGGCCGACTACACGGAGGATGAGGCGAGAAACGCCCGGCAATACTTCGACACATTGAGCGAGCGCCAACGCGATGCGTTGGTGCAGACGGTGCTCCTTGGATTTCCTGGCTCGGGAGAGGCGTACACGCTTGCGCAATTGAAAGATGCTCTACACATGTATGATTCGATCGGGGAAAATGAACTCCGGCACAACCTGACTCGATTCCTGAAGGAGATAGTCCCGGTTGCTGAAGAGTCCGGCGTGCGTCTTGCAATCCATCCTGATGATCCGCCGTTTCCACTGCTGGGACTGCCAAGGATCGTGAGCAATAAGAGGGATGTGGAACAGATACTCGCCGCATATGATTCAACGTCGAACGGCATCACGCTGTGCACCGGGTCCTTTGGTGCCGGGATGAAGAACGACCTTCAGGAACTCACGGAGCTGTTCGCGCCGCGTATCAATTTTATACACCTGCGCAACGTCACCAAAGACCCTCAAGGTGATTTTGTGGAAGACAATCACCTGGAAGGCGATGTCGACATGTACGGAGTCATCAGGACCCTGCTCCTGGAGCAAAAGCGGCGTACCGAAGATGGAAGGAAAGACATCAGAATCCCGATGCGGCCGGATCATGGCCATCTCATGAAGGCCGATCAGGAACGTGCGAAGGTGTATCCCGGCTATTCACTCTTTGGGAGAATGAGAGGATTGGCTGAGCTGCGCGGGGTGGAATTGGGGATCCGGCGTTCGCTGGGGTTGTAA
- a CDS encoding glycoside hydrolase family 3 C-terminal domain-containing protein, translating to MIEKPLLREQESRQEVPAYKDCGLPVDARLADLLARMTVEEKAAQALCIWRLPHTSLFDDTGKLDHTSVQRNLCNGIGQIARISDRAGGQSPAQMAELTNTLQKFLVEKTRLGIPAIFHEESLHGLVARDATSYPQPIGLASTFNPELVENIHASIAEATRARGAHQTLAPDLDLARDARWGRFEETYGEDPYLVSQMGIAAVRGMQGDGSLKDKERIIATIKHFAAHGQPESGSNCGPGDFSERLLRDTFFFPFREVIRKANALSVMPSYNEIDGVPSHANRWLLQDVLRGEWGFRGVIVSDYFAITELHEREEASSFRVAKDKDEAARLACEAGINVETPDPDCYPALTRLINEGKLKESALDNLISPLLRLKFQLGLFEDPYVQFDEQRHKRNLERDSTIALQAARETITLLKNEANLLPLAPRKNSTIAVIGPNADRLLLGGYSGTPPHFKSVLQGIKEKAGEGVNVVYSEGCKTTIGGSWSDDLVTLPDPEENRKLIGLAVAAAQKSDAVVLVLGDNEQTSREAWSKVHMGDRPDLDLFGMQNELAKAVLDTGKLVILVLFNGRPNSLSQIHARIPAILECWYLGQETGSAVADVLFGNVNPGGKLPVSIPRSAGHIPCFYNHKPSARRGYLFDDITPLYPFGFGLSYTTFSFSNLRLENQTIQKDGSTKVLIDVTNTGNRAGSEVVQMYIRDMFSSVTRPVKELKGFRKVWLGPKESKTVALDILPEHLAFTNIEKHYVVEPGDFEIMVGSSSLDRDLEKTVLHVK from the coding sequence ATGATAGAAAAACCGCTTCTCAGGGAACAGGAAAGCCGTCAGGAAGTGCCCGCGTACAAAGATTGCGGGCTGCCCGTCGACGCCCGCCTGGCCGATCTCCTGGCACGCATGACCGTCGAAGAAAAGGCTGCGCAAGCACTATGCATCTGGCGCCTGCCGCACACCTCCCTGTTCGATGATACGGGGAAACTCGACCATACAAGCGTTCAGCGAAACCTCTGCAACGGCATTGGACAGATAGCGCGCATCAGCGACAGGGCTGGAGGACAGTCACCAGCGCAGATGGCGGAGTTGACGAATACGCTTCAGAAGTTCCTTGTTGAAAAGACCCGACTCGGAATTCCCGCCATCTTCCACGAAGAATCGCTTCACGGACTGGTCGCGCGGGATGCTACCAGCTACCCGCAGCCGATAGGGCTGGCCTCGACGTTCAATCCTGAACTTGTCGAGAATATCCACGCTTCCATCGCCGAAGCTACAAGAGCGCGGGGAGCACATCAGACTCTGGCACCGGATCTCGACCTTGCCCGTGACGCTCGTTGGGGACGGTTCGAGGAAACGTATGGCGAAGACCCCTACCTTGTGAGTCAGATGGGAATTGCCGCCGTCCGCGGCATGCAGGGAGACGGCTCGCTCAAGGACAAGGAGCGGATCATCGCGACCATCAAACATTTTGCCGCACATGGCCAGCCAGAGTCCGGCTCCAACTGCGGTCCCGGCGATTTCTCAGAACGCCTCCTGCGCGATACCTTCTTCTTCCCGTTCAGGGAAGTCATTCGGAAAGCAAACGCTCTCTCGGTAATGCCCTCCTACAACGAAATTGATGGGGTCCCCTCTCACGCAAACCGGTGGCTCCTGCAGGATGTTCTTCGGGGAGAGTGGGGTTTTCGCGGTGTCATCGTCTCCGACTACTTCGCAATCACGGAACTCCATGAACGTGAAGAAGCGTCAAGTTTCCGTGTTGCGAAAGACAAAGACGAAGCCGCCCGCCTCGCCTGCGAGGCTGGAATCAATGTCGAAACCCCGGACCCGGACTGTTATCCCGCTCTGACGCGGTTGATCAACGAGGGAAAGCTGAAAGAGTCAGCGCTCGACAATCTGATCTCCCCGCTTCTCCGATTGAAATTCCAGCTTGGTCTTTTTGAAGACCCTTACGTTCAGTTCGACGAACAACGCCACAAGCGTAACCTGGAACGGGACAGTACGATCGCTTTGCAGGCAGCGCGAGAAACGATTACGCTGCTGAAGAATGAAGCGAACCTGCTCCCGCTCGCTCCCAGGAAGAACAGCACCATAGCGGTCATCGGGCCAAACGCGGACCGGTTGCTGCTTGGGGGGTACAGCGGCACTCCCCCGCATTTCAAATCTGTGTTGCAGGGCATCAAGGAAAAAGCGGGAGAAGGTGTGAATGTGGTCTATAGTGAAGGATGCAAAACCACGATTGGCGGCTCATGGAGCGATGATCTCGTCACCCTTCCCGATCCCGAAGAGAACCGGAAGCTGATCGGCCTCGCCGTCGCAGCAGCACAGAAATCGGATGCAGTAGTGCTTGTCCTCGGGGACAACGAACAAACGTCCAGAGAAGCGTGGAGCAAGGTGCACATGGGTGACAGGCCGGATCTGGACCTTTTCGGTATGCAAAACGAGCTTGCAAAGGCCGTTCTGGATACAGGCAAACTTGTGATCCTCGTACTGTTCAACGGACGTCCAAACAGTCTCAGCCAGATTCACGCCCGCATTCCAGCGATACTTGAATGCTGGTACCTGGGACAGGAAACCGGATCGGCAGTGGCAGATGTGCTGTTCGGGAATGTCAATCCCGGTGGCAAACTCCCGGTATCGATTCCAAGATCCGCAGGGCACATTCCCTGTTTCTACAATCACAAGCCATCAGCGCGGCGCGGGTATCTGTTCGACGACATCACACCGTTATATCCCTTCGGGTTCGGTCTGAGCTACACGACCTTCAGCTTCAGCAACCTCCGGTTGGAGAATCAGACGATTCAAAAGGACGGATCGACCAAGGTCCTGATCGATGTGACGAACACCGGCAATCGTGCCGGATCCGAGGTCGTTCAGATGTATATACGTGATATGTTCAGCTCCGTGACCCGCCCGGTGAAGGAATTGAAGGGATTCAGGAAAGTCTGGCTTGGACCGAAGGAATCGAAGACGGTAGCCCTGGACATTCTGCCGGAACACTTGGCGTTTACGAATATTGAAAAGCACTATGTTGTCGAGCCCGGCGATTTCGAAATTATGGTAGGGAGTTCTTCGCTTGACCGGGACCTCGAAAAAACGGTGCTTCATGTGAAATAG
- a CDS encoding MFS transporter, which produces MQSSTEKLSVREKIGYGFGDGAANFVFQTMLIFQLGFYTDVFGLSAVAAGTLLLVGRFWDAAFDPFMGVVADRTNTRWGKFRPWVLWSAVPFAVMFFLAFTTPDFGSTGKLVYAYITYILLMTVYSVNNLPYSALNGVMTGDVNDRTSLSSYRFFFAMAAALVVQGLTLPMVSKFGQGDAAKGWSMTIGVFALLSIVFFVITFFSVRERIKPDPNQKSSPKQDFADLLKNTPWISMFVLTLFLFITLALWGSAMFYYFTYFVDKNQLFGFLQSWGLVTTTSGGTLVATSWWHDILNAFGLIATTDRTNVTSVGFSLFNMSGQFVMILGVIASKPLSIRFGKKTVFLVGLALTTLFTALFIMLPSDAVGLTFILNLLKSLAYGPTIPLLWAMMADVADYAEWKTRRRATGVVFAGIVFALKAGLGFGGAICGWLLAAYGYIPNIVQSEGALLGIRMTASIFPATTFLIGVIALSYYGINKKLNIQIQDELAERRKSFSTVTP; this is translated from the coding sequence GTGCAATCAAGCACTGAAAAGCTGTCGGTCAGGGAAAAAATCGGCTACGGGTTTGGAGACGGCGCGGCCAATTTCGTCTTCCAGACGATGCTCATCTTTCAGCTGGGCTTCTACACCGACGTGTTCGGCCTTTCCGCAGTTGCTGCAGGCACCTTACTTCTTGTGGGGCGATTCTGGGATGCAGCGTTTGATCCTTTCATGGGCGTTGTTGCAGACCGCACGAACACCAGATGGGGTAAGTTTCGGCCCTGGGTCCTCTGGTCAGCAGTACCATTCGCAGTCATGTTCTTCCTTGCGTTCACCACTCCGGATTTTGGCAGCACCGGGAAACTCGTGTACGCGTACATCACCTACATCCTTCTGATGACGGTGTATTCGGTCAACAACCTGCCGTACTCGGCACTCAACGGTGTCATGACCGGTGACGTGAACGACCGCACAAGCCTGTCGTCCTACCGCTTCTTCTTTGCCATGGCCGCAGCGCTCGTCGTACAGGGATTGACGCTCCCCATGGTCAGCAAGTTCGGGCAGGGTGATGCCGCCAAGGGATGGTCGATGACGATCGGAGTGTTCGCTCTCCTGAGTATCGTTTTCTTCGTCATCACCTTCTTCAGCGTACGCGAACGCATCAAGCCGGATCCCAACCAGAAATCATCCCCCAAGCAGGATTTCGCCGATCTTTTGAAGAACACCCCGTGGATTTCGATGTTCGTGCTGACGTTGTTTCTTTTCATCACGCTCGCTCTGTGGGGAAGCGCGATGTTCTACTACTTTACCTACTTTGTGGACAAGAACCAGTTGTTTGGTTTCCTCCAATCGTGGGGACTCGTGACGACCACATCCGGCGGCACTCTGGTGGCCACGAGTTGGTGGCATGACATCCTGAACGCATTCGGGCTCATCGCGACGACGGATCGGACCAACGTTACGTCCGTCGGATTCAGCCTCTTCAACATGTCCGGACAGTTTGTGATGATCCTCGGCGTGATTGCGTCCAAACCTCTTTCGATACGTTTCGGGAAGAAGACCGTATTCCTCGTGGGGCTGGCGCTGACGACCCTGTTCACTGCCCTGTTCATCATGCTGCCATCCGACGCCGTGGGACTCACGTTTATCCTGAATCTTCTGAAATCTCTCGCGTACGGTCCGACGATCCCGTTGCTGTGGGCCATGATGGCTGATGTTGCCGATTATGCGGAATGGAAAACCAGGCGCCGCGCTACGGGCGTTGTGTTTGCAGGGATTGTGTTTGCATTGAAGGCAGGACTCGGATTCGGCGGGGCAATTTGCGGCTGGCTGCTTGCGGCGTACGGATACATTCCGAACATCGTGCAGTCGGAAGGGGCCCTCCTGGGCATCCGCATGACGGCAAGTATCTTCCCTGCTACCACGTTCCTCATCGGTGTGATAGCGCTTTCGTATTACGGGATCAACAAGAAACTGAATATTCAGATCCAGGACGAGCTCGCGGAAAGGCGAAAGAGTTTTTCAACCGTGACCCCGTGA
- a CDS encoding sigma 54-interacting transcriptional regulator, whose product MTVTADPASLLERVRELEQLNQLAQALSSTLSVEESLDTIVRSCLTLCSAERAAVVLFDNGTKKPETLVRCANTAADGIDHMINDLVAGWVQRHKEPLVTNDVLLEFRFQEPSARIRRLGPALAVPLMDQGTVFGMINLINSRDGNSFSSNHLRVAGIISTIAAQYIHRAEVHEFQSEHIQQLKSTLTRERGVHSILGNSREIKAVIETIGLVAPSSANVLLIGETGTGKELVAKAIHYEGQRADKPFIAVNCAAIPHDLFESELFGHVRGAFTGATDARAGRFELANGGTLFLDEISEMPPALQPKLLRVLEEKKFQRIGSSDQITVDVRVIAASSKDLARASQAGEFREALFHRLNVVPITLPTLRERVEDIPLLAEAFLGEISEGSKRFTAEALALLKTFEWKGNVRELRNVVERISILAREREVGTSSVRLFSFGADAGITPRLTSAFREMLHVSDRETNIPDRVEKELIQLALRECSENVSQAARLLGIDRMALQRRIEKFELNT is encoded by the coding sequence ATGACTGTAACAGCTGACCCCGCTTCGCTCCTTGAACGCGTCCGCGAACTCGAGCAACTGAACCAACTTGCTCAGGCGCTGAGTTCAACCCTCAGCGTTGAAGAATCGCTCGACACAATTGTTCGTTCGTGCCTGACGCTCTGCAGCGCTGAGCGGGCGGCAGTTGTCCTTTTTGACAATGGGACGAAGAAGCCTGAGACTCTTGTTCGTTGTGCAAATACAGCTGCGGACGGGATTGATCATATGATCAACGATCTGGTCGCAGGGTGGGTTCAACGACACAAGGAGCCGCTTGTCACGAACGATGTCCTTCTGGAATTTCGATTCCAGGAACCCTCGGCGCGCATTCGGAGACTTGGTCCGGCTCTGGCCGTCCCCCTCATGGACCAGGGAACAGTTTTCGGAATGATCAACCTCATTAATTCGCGGGATGGAAACTCATTCTCATCGAATCACCTGAGGGTGGCTGGTATCATCAGCACGATCGCAGCCCAATATATTCACCGCGCGGAAGTACATGAATTCCAGAGTGAGCATATTCAGCAGCTGAAATCAACCCTTACCCGAGAGCGAGGTGTTCATTCGATCCTCGGCAACAGCAGGGAAATCAAGGCAGTCATCGAGACGATTGGTCTGGTTGCTCCCTCGTCAGCGAATGTTCTTCTAATAGGGGAGACTGGAACAGGCAAGGAGCTTGTTGCGAAGGCGATTCACTATGAGGGGCAGCGTGCGGACAAACCGTTCATCGCCGTAAATTGTGCTGCAATTCCACATGATTTGTTCGAGTCGGAGCTCTTTGGTCACGTGCGTGGCGCATTTACGGGGGCAACGGATGCGCGTGCAGGAAGATTCGAGCTGGCAAATGGCGGGACGTTGTTCCTGGACGAAATATCGGAGATGCCGCCGGCGCTGCAACCGAAGCTGCTGCGCGTCCTCGAAGAGAAGAAGTTTCAGCGAATCGGATCGTCCGACCAGATTACCGTCGATGTCCGGGTCATCGCCGCGAGCAGCAAAGACCTCGCCCGGGCCAGCCAGGCTGGAGAATTCCGGGAAGCATTGTTCCATCGGCTCAATGTTGTCCCCATCACGCTTCCCACGCTTCGGGAGCGCGTTGAGGATATCCCCCTTCTTGCAGAAGCATTTTTAGGAGAAATCAGTGAGGGTTCCAAGCGCTTCACTGCGGAGGCGCTTGCACTGCTGAAGACTTTCGAGTGGAAAGGAAACGTGCGGGAGCTACGAAACGTTGTCGAACGCATCTCCATTCTTGCCAGGGAGCGTGAAGTTGGCACTTCAAGCGTTCGGCTGTTTTCGTTTGGCGCTGATGCAGGAATCACGCCTCGCCTTACATCTGCTTTCCGCGAAATGCTCCACGTGTCGGATCGAGAAACAAATATCCCTGATCGCGTGGAGAAGGAACTCATCCAACTTGCCCTCAGAGAGTGCTCGGAAAACGTTAGCCAGGCTGCGCGTTTGCTGGGCATCGACCGGATGGCGCTTCAACGGCGCATCGAGAAATTCGAACTGAACACGTAA